Genomic window (Sporocytophaga myxococcoides):
GTTGATCTTACTGCGAGCAGCAAGGACTTTACTGGGGGAACCTTTACCTGGTCGACCGGATCAACTGATAATCCTTTGACCGTCACTACTAGCGGAATGTACTCCGTAAGCTTTGTTTCTGACGAAATATGTGCTTCTGAAGTATCAGACAGTATTAAAGTGGTCGTTAATCCAATTCCTCCAAAACCGGAAATTACGTCCAGTGGTCCACTGACTTTCTGTGATGGTGGTTCAGTAGATCTTACTGCCAGCAGTTCAGGTTTTACAGGCGGCACCTTTACCTGGTCTACAGGTTCCACTAACAATCCATTAAGGGTAACCACATCAGGAACATACACAGTAAAATATGTTTCTACTAATGCTTGTCCATCCGATACCTCCTTATCTGTAACTGTGACAGTAAATCCGATTCCGCCACAGCCAACTTTCACTGCAGACGGCCCATTAGCCTTCTGTCCGGGAGCATCAGTGACATTGTTTGCTCAATCCGGAAATTTTTCGGGTACATTCAAATGGTTTAAGGAAACTATAGCATTAGGCAGTAATCCTTCCATTACATTAGCTGAAGCAGGTAATTATCACATATATTTTACTTCTGATTCTGGTTGTGCTTCAAATCTTTCAAGAGATTTTGAGATCATCCATTTACCGGATAATTCTCCGGTAGATTTAGGAAAGGATATTATAACCTGTAATTCTTATTTGGATCTATATGCTTTAACTCCTGCTGTAGGTGCTGGTAAATGGTCCGTCTACAACACCAATGATGCTATAATTATTGGAGATCCCGCATCAGATAGTATTCGTGTAACGGGCTTAGAAGCCGGATTAACCTATTCTTATATATATACCATTAAAGGGGGTTGTGGTCCTGACAAATCCGATACAATCAATATTACGGTCGGCCTTCCAGGATTTGATATAGCATCCATAGATACTCCAATGGATACTCTGTGTGTAGGTGTTGCAAGAAGAGTAACGGTTTTTGCTAAAGGTGGATCAGATCATTATAGTTATGAATGGATCAATACTAAAAACATGGATACAATATCTACCAAACTCAATTATTTAGACATTACTCCGGACGGTATTGATAATTACTATTTAGTATATGTAAAGGATTTAGATCAGCCTGGTTGCCAAACATTTCCAGATACAATAAGCATTCATGCGATCCATAAACAAGCTCTTTTTATTCCAAATTTAATTACACCTAATGGAGATGGTAAAAATGATGCCTTTAAAATTGTAGAAGAAAAGAACTACGATAATAAAATGTTCCCTGAAGGGTCTTTTGTTGAGATATATAATCGTTGGGGAAGTCGCGTATATGAAGCAAAAAATTATGATGGGACATGGAAAGCTGATAATATTGCAGATGGTATTTATTATTATTATTTAAAAACAGGTTGTGGTCAAGACGAATACAAAGGCTGGCTACAGATTCTATCTAATACCGATTCAGATTCCAGAAAGTAAGATAACCATCTGGAAACATTGAAGCTAAACGGCCGGACAACAGTTATAAAAAAAATAATTTTTAACAGGAAGGGACCTTAAACAATCCCTTCCTCACCTTTATCTAAAAACAATTGTGATCTTTTCTGCTACAAAAGTTTAAGTCTTATATAGTTACTCTAATCCTCTTTTTAACGAATAATTTGGGAATAGCAATTGCATTTCTATCTGCTACTCCTTCGCTGCTATCATAAAGTCTCACCAAAAGAATCACCAAGAACATGATATAAACAAAATTGCCACTAAAGATCCTTTAGTGGCAATTTTATATCTGTCTCTAACTTTTCAAATCAATATTTAATCAACCTTTCAAAAGTTTCAGTTTTGTCCTTATGGGTAATCCGTATTAAGAAAATTCCTTTTTCAATACCGGAAATATCCAGAGCTTCGCTATCTGCAAAAGACCTGATAAGTTTTCCTGACAAATCGTATAAGTTTGCTTGTTCAACATTTGAGGTGTTTTTTAAATAAATATAGCTGACTGCAGGATTGGGGTAAAAGCCTGAAGCCTTTTCATGGGCAGGATGATCAATACTAGTTGGTCCATCAAAGTCTGAAAGTGACCTTCTGAATAAGCCTTGAAATTGAACGATAGTATAAAGATCATTATCAAGAATCATCAAGTTCCTTATATCTCCAAAAGGTAATGTTTGGTTAAATGAAGTCCATTGATCAGAAGCATGACGAAGAACATAAATAACATTCTCAATACTTATGACAGCAAATTCTTTATTGACTGTTAATTCATAAATATTGGCATTGCTTGTATTTAATCCTTTAAAGATTTTTCCCCAGGTTGAACCTCCGTTAAAAGATCTGTAAAGGTAGTCTCCTGCTGTTGACAAATACATAGTATCTCCAGCCTGCACAAGTTTTGTAAGATTCTTACTGAAAGTAACTGTATCCCAATTTATATATGGAAATGGTGCCTTTAACAATTTCTGACCGCTGGTAAGGAGAATCTCCCCTTTTGAATTTTTGACTATACTATTTGAAGCTGAAGACAAAAACTGAAACCAGTTATCACCTTGATCCATAGACAAGTACAAACCAGCACTGGTACAGACCCATAAAGAATCATTAAATGTTTTAATATCTGATATAGGAACGGAAGGTAATCCTTGTTGTGCTAAAGCCCAGGTTTTGCATGAATCTTGTGAACGATAGGTATTCATATAATTACTCGCAAACCAACTCTTATTATTTATATGCAGACTGCTAATAGTAGCGCCGGCCTCTGCAGGAGGACTTTTCATTTCCCAGGAAATACCAAAATCCTTGCTCAAATAAACTCCTCCAACCTCTGCCCCTGCAATTAAGTGCTTTCCATTAGAGGCTAGTGTTGCAAGTTCTCTTTTATCTCCTAAATTATTCTGAAGCCTGGCCGTCTTCCATTCCTCTCCATCTTTTTTAGAAACAATACCTAATATTGAACTCAGAAATATGGTACTGCCAACACGAACCATAGAATTGATTTGATCAGGAAGCCCAGGGTACTGTTCCTGCCAATTTCCATTTAGTTTCTTAAAAATATGATATCCTGAAGTAAGCCACAAATCAGACTGATCTATAAAAATTTTGCTGACTTCTTTATTCTCGAAGTAAGGAACGGGAGTCCAGTTTTTACCTTCATCAGTTGAGAAAAATAAGCCAGCTTTAGTACCTGAATAGATTGTATCATTTAAACTTTCCACACTGTTTACTTTTTTCCGAGGAAAAGCGAGTAGTTTCCAGTGATCACCGGAGTTTTCTGATACATATAGTCCGGAATCAGAAGCTGCATATATTTTGTCATTGATGATCCGGATCTGTCTGGTTTTAACCTCTGGAATACCTGCTGTTATTCTTTGTGCAGTATTCAATACATCATCTGAAATATAGATACCCGTGGCTGTTGCAAATAAAACTCTTTCGTCTTTGATTTCTATATTGTAAATTTCTCCACTTCCGATTGACTTCGTGAAAAGACGTTCAGCAATAGAGATATCTCCATATAAAGCAACAAATCCATTTTCACTTCCGGTTACTACATGCTTATTCCATTTAGTTGCGCATGAATACCTGTAGTTTGCCAATTCCAGATTATAAAATTTATAATGGCCTAGTTCTTCTTCTCCTACTGTGATTGCCCCTCCGATACTGGCATAAACCTTATCCCCCTGGTTCATCAGAAAAGTTGCTTTATAGGTGGTTGGATTCGTTAACTTTACCCATTGACCTGAAACCGATAATGATAAAAACAATGTAAATACATTTAATAGAAATACTCTCATATAAAAACTAAAAAAAGGATAAAAAAACAATTATGAGGCAAAGGTAAAAAATTCTCACATTGACCAGTTTGTTTTGATGAAATATTGTAAATACTTTAATGTCCTTTTAGGGCGAGCCAATTTAATTCCGATTCAGAAACTTTAAGTTACATTACCCTTAAACCTTACTATTTTAATTAGATTAATTGTCCTGAAAGATGCACTAGACAAGATAACTTGTAAATAAAAAAATGACTTTCAAAAATTTAACATTACTAGCTTTAATACTAATTAGTACAACCTGGACAAATGCTCAATCGAACACATCTTTAAGGCGGGATATTGAAAAAGTTTTATCAACGAAAAAAGCAAAGGTTGGAGTCTCGATTATGGGAGACAACGGAAGGGATACTTTATCCATAAACGGGGACAAGCATTTCCCTATGCAAAGTGTTTTTAAGTTCCATATTGCGTTGACTGTTTTATCCCAAATTGAACAAGGTAAATTCTCTCTAGATCAAATAATAAAAATTGACGAGAATCAAATGTTACCTGGGCTTTATAGTCCTATTAGAGAAAAGTATCCTCATGGTGTATCCTTGAAAATTTCAGAAATTTTAGAATACACTGTTTCGCTAAGTGACAATGTCGGGTGTGATGTTCTTTTGAAACTTATCGGAGGTCCTCAGGTAGTTGAAA
Coding sequences:
- a CDS encoding gliding motility-associated C-terminal domain-containing protein → VDLTASSKDFTGGTFTWSTGSTDNPLTVTTSGMYSVSFVSDEICASEVSDSIKVVVNPIPPKPEITSSGPLTFCDGGSVDLTASSSGFTGGTFTWSTGSTNNPLRVTTSGTYTVKYVSTNACPSDTSLSVTVTVNPIPPQPTFTADGPLAFCPGASVTLFAQSGNFSGTFKWFKETIALGSNPSITLAEAGNYHIYFTSDSGCASNLSRDFEIIHLPDNSPVDLGKDIITCNSYLDLYALTPAVGAGKWSVYNTNDAIIIGDPASDSIRVTGLEAGLTYSYIYTIKGGCGPDKSDTINITVGLPGFDIASIDTPMDTLCVGVARRVTVFAKGGSDHYSYEWINTKNMDTISTKLNYLDITPDGIDNYYLVYVKDLDQPGCQTFPDTISIHAIHKQALFIPNLITPNGDGKNDAFKIVEEKNYDNKMFPEGSFVEIYNRWGSRVYEAKNYDGTWKADNIADGIYYYYLKTGCGQDEYKGWLQILSNTDSDSRK
- a CDS encoding T9SS type A sorting domain-containing protein yields the protein MRVFLLNVFTLFLSLSVSGQWVKLTNPTTYKATFLMNQGDKVYASIGGAITVGEEELGHYKFYNLELANYRYSCATKWNKHVVTGSENGFVALYGDISIAERLFTKSIGSGEIYNIEIKDERVLFATATGIYISDDVLNTAQRITAGIPEVKTRQIRIINDKIYAASDSGLYVSENSGDHWKLLAFPRKKVNSVESLNDTIYSGTKAGLFFSTDEGKNWTPVPYFENKEVSKIFIDQSDLWLTSGYHIFKKLNGNWQEQYPGLPDQINSMVRVGSTIFLSSILGIVSKKDGEEWKTARLQNNLGDKRELATLASNGKHLIAGAEVGGVYLSKDFGISWEMKSPPAEAGATISSLHINNKSWFASNYMNTYRSQDSCKTWALAQQGLPSVPISDIKTFNDSLWVCTSAGLYLSMDQGDNWFQFLSSASNSIVKNSKGEILLTSGQKLLKAPFPYINWDTVTFSKNLTKLVQAGDTMYLSTAGDYLYRSFNGGSTWGKIFKGLNTSNANIYELTVNKEFAVISIENVIYVLRHASDQWTSFNQTLPFGDIRNLMILDNDLYTIVQFQGLFRRSLSDFDGPTSIDHPAHEKASGFYPNPAVSYIYLKNTSNVEQANLYDLSGKLIRSFADSEALDISGIEKGIFLIRITHKDKTETFERLIKY